The sequence TTGCATCGCTGGCGTATCGGGAAATATTTCCTAACAATCCGCGGCTACCCTGACTCCCGTTGGGGAAAACTGCACGGCCGCTCGATCCACCTACAAGCTGTCGAGCGCCCGAATCATCTCCGAAGCCTGAACCGGCTTGTCGAAAAAACGGTCCACCCCAACTCGCTCGGCAGCATACCGCAGTCCTGGATCGACGCATCCCGTCAACATGAACACCGGAGCCGAGGAACGAAGCTTCAGCTCGCGAATCACGTCGATACCGTTGGTACCGTCCATGCGTTGGTCGACCACCGCCAATTGGTAGTCGATTGGGCGCAAGGCATCGATAACCGTGTCCCCATCTTCCGCGGTAAGCACATCCCAGCCGTAGTGAGTAAACAACATGTCCAGCGACTCCAAAACCATCGGGTCGTCGTCAATGATCAACACCCGATTTCGTCTGCCCTGTTTACTCTTCGCCAACATTTTATTCTCCGATCAACTTCTTCTCCCAAGCGCGCTCAGCTTCCATCACACGCTGCAGAAAGGCTTCTTCGCCTTGCAAGGAGGGCATCGAACTGGGGTCCACAGGCAACCAGATATCGAAACGCACACCGCCTTGCTCAGACTTTTCAGCGCTAATCGTACCGGAATGATGGTGCACCAGAAAAAAGGCCGCCAGCAAGTTGATTCCGTACTGATCAGGCTGTCCCCTACGGGTGAAGAAGGGATCGAATAGGCACTGCAGGTTCTCCGTGGTGAGCCCCGGGCCATCATCTTCCAAGACCACGTGAACCCCAGCCTTGTCGTCGACCGACGCCTGAGGCTCCAAGAAAATCCTCAAAGCCCCGCCTTCGTTCGCGTTGGCGCTCTCGTCGCGCAGCAGCAGATCAAACAAGCGGGCGATCATGCCCCGACTGGCAGCGATAGCAGGCACTTCCGCCGCGCTGAAGTCTACCGAAATGGAACGATTCGCCAACTCGCCCTTCACTCGCTCCAGGGCATCGCGGATCACTACGTTTAGGTCCACCTGGTCGTCGTCCGGCACCGGAGGCGGTTCCGGAATCTCCTGAACCTCCTTGAGCAAATCCAAGACCTTCTGCATCGACTCTTGGGCAGTCGCGTAAAAATCGTTCCAGTAGTTGGGATTTCGCAAGCTCTCCAAGCTCACGTTTTCGCTCTGCAACTTGAGCGGGGCCAAATCTAAAAAGGTCTTCACCGCCGTCAGGCCGTTGCGCATGTGGTGGTTCAAGCCCGCGGCAAACACGCCCAAGCTGATCAAGCGGTCCGTCATCATGAGACGCTGCAGGGCGGATAGCTTTTCCCGCATCAGCAAATCGCGCTCCCGCTGGATCAAGTAGAACTCCATAGCCCGCATGATGTTCATCTCAAGCTCCGGCGTTTCCACCGGCTTGGTGATGTACTTGTAAATCGCGCCCTTGTTGACCGAGTCGATGGCTGCGTCGATATCCGCGTAGGCTGTGCAGAGGATGCGGATCGTGCGCGGCCGCAGGCTGCGGATCTTCTCCAGCAGGTCCGTTCCCTGGTCGCCGGGCATTCGCTGGTCCGTCACCACCACTGCAAATGAGTCCGGGTCTTCCTCGAACTTCGTCCAAGCCTCCTCCGCATTGTACGCGGGCACGACTTCAAACGTATCCATGAGGTACTCACAGACGAGGTCCGTAGTCTGCACTTCGTCGTCCACGAATAGGACACGGTATTTTTGGTAGTCGTATTGGCCTGTCATTTAGAATTGGATACAGAGTTGATAATTTGGGAATACACAGGAAAAGTCATCGAAAATCTGCACCACTTGCCTGCTTCGCTTTCGACGGAGACCGTTCCCTGATGTTGTTGGATTATACGATGACAAATACTTAAGCCCAAGCCCACACCTTGTCCAACCTTCTTGGTGGTAAAGAAGGCGTCAAAAATGCGGTTCAAGGTCTCTTGCTCGATCCCCATCCCGTTGTCTTCGAAGCTCAAGTGCACGCGCTCCGCATCCACGCGGCAACGAACCTGGATCTGCAAGCCTTCCCCGCCCTTCTCGCGCAAGCTGTCCACCGAGTTCTGCAAAAGGTTGATAAAAAGGTGCACCAGCTGGTTTTGGTTGCCCCGAACGAGAGCCTCGCCCTCCAAATCCTTCTTCAAGGTAATCTCCGCCGCTGGGATCTGCACGAAGCGAATCGCATTCCCCAAGGCCTGACAGAGGTCGACCTTCTCGAATCGCGTGGTGTCGGGATGGGTGAACTCGCGCAGGCTGGAAACAATTTCCGAAACGCGACGGATCCCGTCGTGCAAGTCGCCCAAGGGCTTTTCCAACAGCTCCGGATCGGGGTGAGGCGAGCGCGAGAGGCGTTTCTTGATGAGGTGGATCGACGTGGTAGCGAAATTCAAGGGGTTGTTGACCTCGTGCAACAATCCGGCGCTGAGCTGGCCCAGCGACGCCATCTTCGCCTGCTGCACCATTTGCGTCTCGGTCTGCTTGATCAGCTCCAAGGCCTTTTCCAAGCGGGCGGTGCGATCCTCGATCTGCTGCTGCATCTCGTAGACGGAAGCAAGGTTGCGACAGCGGGCCAACAGCTCCGTGGAAGAAAAGGGTTTGGTCAAGAAGTCCGTAGCCCCCGCGTCCAGGGCTTGAAACTTCGACTCCTCGTCGGCCCGCGCCGTCAATATGACGATAGGCACCCCACGGTGGCTGGGCATCTCCCGCAAGCGACGCGTGGCTTCGATCCCGTCCACTCGCGGCATCATGAAGTCGAGCAGGATCAGGTGATGCCGCCGCTTGGCGGCGATCTCCAAAGCTTCGGCGCCGTCTCGCGCCTCATCCACCCGGTAGCGACCTCGCAGCTGGGAACGGAGGAAACGCATCATCTCCGGCTCGTCGTCGGCGATCAAAATGGAGGGACGTTCCTCGTCCACCTCCATCGGAGCCTTGACTTCATCCCTATCGATTCGCTCCTCCGAGGTCGTTTCCGGAGCGACGCCTTGCTTGGGCGATGGGAAGAAGTCCGCCCGGCGATAAAGCTGCTCCAACCACTTCGTATCCACCCCTTCCTTACCTCCTGCAGGCTCGATCGCAACCGGGTCAACCGGCAAGGTCACATCCAAATTAACGTGCATGGACGTTCCTTCGCCAAGAACGCTCTCCGCGGCCACGCTACCGCCGTGCAATTGGGCAAGGTCGCGCACCAGAGCCAGACCGATGCCCACGCCTTGATAGCGACGATTCGACGCTGTCTCGGACTGCCAAAAGCGATCGAAAACGCTTTTCAGCTCTTCGGGAGCGATTCCCTTTCCCGTATCGGCGACTTCGATACGAAGCAGTTTACCGTCACGGCGCCCTCGCAAAACGATCTTGCCACCGGGAGGCGTGAACTTGATCGCGTTGAAGAGCAGATTGAGCAAGATCTTCTCCACCTTTTCCCGATCAAGGTGCACAGTCGCTTCCTCTCCCGGTTCGATCTCCCATGAGAAGTCCAAGTTTCGCTCCTGGGCCATGGGAAAAAACGACCGGCACACGCCCTCCAGGTAAGGCACCAGCTCCACCTTGGCGATGCGCAGCTTTAGCGAGCCCGCATCGAGGCGAACCAAATTCAGCAAGTCGTTGATCAAGCGCATCAGACGCATCGCGTTCTGCTGCATGATGTCCAAGAGCTCCTCCCGCTCTTCTTCGGTAAAGGCCTCGTCGGGCCGACGCATCCGGTCTAGCGGCCCGATCAGCAAGGTCAACGGAGTCCGCAACTCGTGGCTGATGTTGGCGAAGAAGTTGGTCTTGGCCTTGTCCATCTCCACCAACTTCAGGTTCGACGCTTCCAGCTCTGCCCGATTTGCGTCCAATTCATGCCTCAAGCCGAACTCGCGGTAGCGCATTCGATTGAGAAAGTAGCTGCCCGTGACCACGATCACTCCGGTCAGAACGATAAAGTAAAGATTGTTGATTAATAACGAGACCGATGAATCGCCATGAAAATAGCAAGCCGCCCCGTACATGATCAGTGTCAAAAAAACGGATACCAGACTCTCGACGAACTCCACCTGGGCCACCCAGGCCAATCCGATCAACACCAAGTTCAGACCCGCGTAATACGGAGAGAAGACGCCCTCCGTATAGTAGATCATCAAGGCGATGAATAGGGACGGCTGCGTATACCAAAGAATCCCCAGGAAGCGATAGTGCCGCTTGCCAAAGGACTGCCCGAGCGCCCACCAGATTCCGAATACAATCGCCGAACAAAGCACCCGCAGCTGAAAGAAAAAGCCGAGCTCCTCCGGATAGACGAAATAGTCGAGCAATGCCCCGAACGGCATCAATAGCACGACCAGCAGGCAGCCCACTCTCGAGTTGGCGATGCGAAACGACTTGTTGTAAGCGACAAACCGGTCGCGAAGCTCGTCTTCGCTGCCAAAGGATTGCGCCGCCTCACTCATCCGGCTTACGCACTTCCAGGAAGATGTTTACCCCCGTCGCGTCTTTGTGGACCTTCACCGCCTCCGGATCCGCGCCCTTAGGAGCAAGGTTCGCCAGCTCGTCGGCGTTGCGATAGATCAAGTGCCACTCCATCACGTATTCCATCATATAGCGAACCGGATTGCTGGAGTCGACATTGGTGGCGACCAACAAGCCACCGGGAGCCAGCATTTCGTAGAACGTCTCCAAAAGG comes from Pelagicoccus enzymogenes and encodes:
- a CDS encoding response regulator codes for the protein MLIIDDDPMVLESLDMLFTHYGWDVLTAEDGDTVIDALRPIDYQLAVVDQRMDGTNGIDVIRELKLRSSAPVFMLTGCVDPGLRYAAERVGVDRFFDKPVQASEMIRALDSL
- a CDS encoding ATP-binding protein, whose amino-acid sequence is MSEAAQSFGSEDELRDRFVAYNKSFRIANSRVGCLLVVLLMPFGALLDYFVYPEELGFFFQLRVLCSAIVFGIWWALGQSFGKRHYRFLGILWYTQPSLFIALMIYYTEGVFSPYYAGLNLVLIGLAWVAQVEFVESLVSVFLTLIMYGAACYFHGDSSVSLLINNLYFIVLTGVIVVTGSYFLNRMRYREFGLRHELDANRAELEASNLKLVEMDKAKTNFFANISHELRTPLTLLIGPLDRMRRPDEAFTEEEREELLDIMQQNAMRLMRLINDLLNLVRLDAGSLKLRIAKVELVPYLEGVCRSFFPMAQERNLDFSWEIEPGEEATVHLDREKVEKILLNLLFNAIKFTPPGGKIVLRGRRDGKLLRIEVADTGKGIAPEELKSVFDRFWQSETASNRRYQGVGIGLALVRDLAQLHGGSVAAESVLGEGTSMHVNLDVTLPVDPVAIEPAGGKEGVDTKWLEQLYRRADFFPSPKQGVAPETTSEERIDRDEVKAPMEVDEERPSILIADDEPEMMRFLRSQLRGRYRVDEARDGAEALEIAAKRRHHLILLDFMMPRVDGIEATRRLREMPSHRGVPIVILTARADEESKFQALDAGATDFLTKPFSSTELLARCRNLASVYEMQQQIEDRTARLEKALELIKQTETQMVQQAKMASLGQLSAGLLHEVNNPLNFATTSIHLIKKRLSRSPHPDPELLEKPLGDLHDGIRRVSEIVSSLREFTHPDTTRFEKVDLCQALGNAIRFVQIPAAEITLKKDLEGEALVRGNQNQLVHLFINLLQNSVDSLREKGGEGLQIQVRCRVDAERVHLSFEDNGMGIEQETLNRIFDAFFTTKKVGQGVGLGLSICHRIIQQHQGTVSVESEAGKWCRFSMTFPVYSQIINSVSNSK
- a CDS encoding hybrid sensor histidine kinase/response regulator, with protein sequence MTGQYDYQKYRVLFVDDEVQTTDLVCEYLMDTFEVVPAYNAEEAWTKFEEDPDSFAVVVTDQRMPGDQGTDLLEKIRSLRPRTIRILCTAYADIDAAIDSVNKGAIYKYITKPVETPELEMNIMRAMEFYLIQRERDLLMREKLSALQRLMMTDRLISLGVFAAGLNHHMRNGLTAVKTFLDLAPLKLQSENVSLESLRNPNYWNDFYATAQESMQKVLDLLKEVQEIPEPPPVPDDDQVDLNVVIRDALERVKGELANRSISVDFSAAEVPAIAASRGMIARLFDLLLRDESANANEGGALRIFLEPQASVDDKAGVHVVLEDDGPGLTTENLQCLFDPFFTRRGQPDQYGINLLAAFFLVHHHSGTISAEKSEQGGVRFDIWLPVDPSSMPSLQGEEAFLQRVMEAERAWEKKLIGE